In Humulus lupulus chromosome 6, drHumLupu1.1, whole genome shotgun sequence, a single genomic region encodes these proteins:
- the LOC133781992 gene encoding uncharacterized protein LOC133781992: METGSMILRNLAYSLFVYADNSFLSFAEKHRLLELIRSFLIAFVLFLLRLIPSLTPNYFPFDSLKLTKKGAFTHSPPSGDGVGAVDVGEKFGIGRALSQSLSIMSEIPVSSRKYDVVRSLAEKIIEDNRREGSPALCEVNRTVLSAAFSRTLAQLELDVVEKGVGPEVWAESGNGPGPVDYRLFKVLRVVRSIGDVAWTKVGGRARVGGSPAGRSAEKLAAELVWLAEKMAACGFADDAVRRWASASRLAWLAISAEPRLQCSLVKLSAFLFAESKDFIEKDLSEHEKEQLKQMKIQMLQSWLPLLCRASNGTDAPVLSGSKRSEVEKVLEEIIETLDEVHQEKVLTLWLHHFTSCPSSEWPNLHASYTRWCDAARKSLLLHQDLLLLNQE, encoded by the exons ATGGAAACTGGGTCTATGATTCTCCGGAACCTCGCCTACTCTCTATTCGTTTACGCCGATAACTCTTTTCTCAGCTTTGCCGAAAAGCACAGACTCCTCGAGCTCATTCGCTCTTTCCTAATCGCTTTTGTTCTCTTTCTCCTTCGTTTAATCCCTTCTCTGACCCCAAACTACTTCCCTTTCGACTCGCTTAAGCTCACCAAGAAAGGCGCGTTCACTCACTCGCCGCCCTCCGGCGATGGCGTTGGTGCCGTCGATGTAGGGGAGAAGTTTGGAATCGGTCGAGCGCTTTCGCAGTCGCTGTCGATTATGAGCGAGATTCCCGTGAGTTCACGGAAGTACGACGTCGTTCGGTCTTTGGCGGAAAAGATTATTGAGGATAACCGGAGAGAAGGCTCCCCTGCTTTGTGTGAAGTTAACCGGACGGTTTTATCGGCGGCGTTTTCCAGGACTCTTGCGCAGCTTGAGTTGGATGTGGTGGAGAAAGGAGTTGGGCCGGAGGTTTGGGCCGAGAGTGGGAATGGGCCTGGCCCAGTTGACTACCGGTTGTTTAAGGTTTTGAGGGTGGTTCGGTCCATTGGGGACGTGGCTTGGACCAAGGTTGGCGGGAGAGCCAGGGTGGGAGGGAGCCCGGCTGGGAGATCGGCGGAGAAGCTGGCGGCTGAGCTGGTTTGGTTGGCGGAAAAGATGGCGGCGTGTGGGTTTGCTGATGATGCTGTTCGGAGGTGGGCTTCAGCTTCTCGATTGGCTTGGCTTGCTATTTCGGCTGAGCCGCGGCTTCAGTGTTCCCTTGTCAAACTTTCAG CGTTCTTGTTCGCTGAAAGTAAAGACTTTATAGAGAAGGATTTGTCTGAGCATGAGAAAGAGCAGCTGAAACAAATGAAGATTCAAATGCTGCAATCATGGCTGCCACTGCTTTGTAGGGCAAGCAATGGCACCGATGCGCCTGTGTTGAGCGGGAGCAAGAGATCGGAGGTGGAGAAAGTGTTGGAGGAGATAATAGAGACGTTGGATGAGGTTCATCAAGAGAAGGTGTTGACCCTTTGGCTCCATCACTTCACAAGTTGTCCCTCCTCAGAGTGGCCTAATCTCCATGCCTCTTACACTCGCTGGTGCGATGCTGCTCGAAAATCGCTCTTGCTCCACCAAGATCTACTACTTCTAAATCAAGAATAA